A segment of the Kineosporia corallincola genome:
ACCGGTGAGGACGCGGCCGGCGTCACCACGGGCGTCACCACCGGCGTCACCACCGGCGTCACGCCGGTCCCCGGGGACGCGTTCGCCATCATGACCGTGCCGAGGTTCGGGAAGGACTGGCAGATGCCGGTTCTCGAGGGAACCGGCACGGCGCCGCTGCGGTCCGGGGTGGGGCACTACACCGACACCGCGCTGCCCGGCGCGGTCGGCAACTTCGCGGTGGCCGGTCACCGCACCACCTGGGCCCATCCGTTCCGCCGGATCGAGCGGCTGCGGGCGGGCGACCAGGTGGTGGTGCAGACCCGGCAGGCCCGGTACGTGTACCGGGTCACCGGGCACGAGGTGGTGCGGCCGGAGCGGGCGGACGTGCTGGACCCGGTGCCCGGGCGGCCGGGGGAGGTGCCGGACCGGGCCCGGCTGACCCTGACCACCTGCCACCCGGAGTTCTCGGCCCGGCAGCGCTGGGTGGTGCACGCCGAGCTGGAGACGGGCACGCCGTAGATTCTCCCCGTCGGGGAACCATCACCCACGGACGGAGAACGACATGCCCGGACCCCGGTTGCGAGTGATCGTCGACAACGACTTCTCCGGCGACCCGGACGACCTGTTCCAGCTGGCCCACCACGTGCTGTCGCCGTCGGTCGAGATCCCCTTCGTGATCGGCTCGCACCTGGCGCCGGGCGACGGCTTCGACCCCTCGGCGGAGCAGGCCGGGAACGCCGTGCGGGTGGCCACCGAGCTGCTGGAGCTGATCGGTGGGGCCGGCCGGATCCCGGTGCTGCGGGGCTCCGACACCGCGCTCACCTCACCGCTGGAGCCGGTTCGCTCCCCGGGGGCCGAGGCGATCGTGGCCGAGGCGCTGCGCGACGACACCGATCTGCCACTGGTGGTGGCGCTCGGCGGCGGCCTGACCGAGCTGGCCAGCGCGCTGCTGATCGAGCCCGCGATCGCGGACCGGCTGACCGCGGTCTGGATCGGCGGTCCGGAGCACGAGGGTCTCGCGGTGCCACCGCCGGGCGCGGCCGAGATCGAGTACAACCTGAACATCGACCTGGCGGCGGGCATCTCGGTGTTCAACCACTCCCGGGTGCCGCTGTGGCAGGTGCCGCGCGACGTGTACCGGCAGTGCCTGGTGTCGCAGGCCGAGCTGGACCTGCGGGTGCGCCCGGCGGGCCGGCTCGGCGCCCACCTGATGCGCGCGCTCGACCGGGTGGCCGGCCTGGCGCGGGACTGGGGTGGCGATCTCGGCGAGACCTACGTGCTGGGCGACAGCCCGCTGGTGCTGCTGACCGCGCTGCGCTCCTCGTTCGAGCCGGACACCTCCTCCAGCGCCCACGTCACCGTCCCGATGCCGCGGCTGACCCCGCGCGGCACCTACGAACCCGACCCGCACGGGCGTCCTCTGCGGGTGTACACCCGGGTGGACACGCGTCTCGTGTTCGAGGATCTCTACGCGAAACTGGCCAGGGAGCAGGTGCTTCAGGAGAAGACGCCGAAGTAGGCGTCGAGGGCGGGGCGACCACGGTGCGGCGGCCCGGGCGGATCCGCACCGGGCCGGCATTTCCGCAGACGGTAGGCGGAATACTGCATGCAGGGGAAGGCCCAGACGTTCCGGAGGGCAGACTTTCGGGTAAAAACATGCCCTGAGCGGTCACTTTCCGGGGACCGTGACGGGTGCGCCCGATGATGAGTGCTCCCTCACCGCGCCTGACGGTGCTTCATGACCTGCCGGTCCTGTGATCCTGTGGAGCCCCCTTGGCCCAGCGCACCGGTCCCACCGGGCCGATGACGACGACGTCCGACCCGATTCGCCCGCGGGGCAGTGCCGCCCCTCACCTCCTTCCCTCCGGGCAGGCCGGCGTGCACCTGGCGACAGCGCTCTGCCTGGCCCGTTCCGTCCTGTTCCTGCGCGCGGCCGGCCTCGGTGCCGCGGCCGGGGTGGCCCTGGCGACCGGCGCGGACCCGCTGCACCTCGCCGTCCCGTTCGGCCTGCTGCTGGCCGTCACCCTGGTCGAGCTCGGCCGGGTGCGCGACTTCGCCCGGGAGACATCGCGACTCGCCGCCCTGGCCACCGACCTGTGCCTGGCCGTGCTGTGCCCCGTGCTCGGCCTGACCGACCTCGGCCTGGTGGTGTTCCAGATCGGCACCGCGGCCCTGGCCGCCGCCCTGCTCGGCACCGCGGCCGCCCCGGTCTGGGCCGGTCAGGCCGCCCAGCTCGGCCTGATCCTCTGGCTGGTGCCGCACCACACGCTCGACACCCCTGCCCCGGCCGCGGCCGTTCCCGTGCTCCTCGTGGGCCTGGTGCTGGTGCCCGCCGCCGGGCTGCTCGCCGTGGCCGTGGCCCGCTCGGTGCGCTCACGCCTGAACCAGGTGCTGGACGAGGCCGGCGAGCCGGGCGTGCGCACGGCCGGCCTGGTCACCGGCCTGGGCCGGGCCCTGCGCGGCGTCTCGCCCGGCAGCCGGCTGGCCGGGGAGTGCGCCCAGGCCCTGGCGCACGACGCCGCCGGGCAGCTCGACGAGGCCCGGAAACCGGTGCGGGGCGTGCGGTTCGACGACCCGCTCGTCGATCTCGCGGTGCCGCTGGAACAGCTGTGCCGGGAGTGGTCCAGCACCCACCGGATCGCGATCACCACCCGGATGGAGCCCCTCTGGCCCTCCGGGGTCGTGCGTCACGGTCTGGCCGTGCTGGTGACGGAGAGCCTGGACAACATCGCCCACCACGCCCGCGCCACCCGGGCCCGGCTGGTGCTGCGCGGCAAGGACCACGACATCGACCTGTCGATCAACGACAACGGCGGCGGCTTCACCGTTCCCGACGGAAAGATCCTGCTGGCCGGGCGTTATCCCGGTCTGGAGCGGATGGTCGGGCGGGCCCGCGCGATGGGCGCCACCCTGACCGTCTCCTCCGAGCAGTACGGTGGCACCACGATCCGGATCCGGCTGACCCGATGACCCGCACCCGCACCACCTTCGACGCCTCCGCGCCGTCCCTGCTGTGGCGTGGTGGCCCGCCGCGCTGGCGGGTGGCCGGGCTCGGCGCGGCCTGCGCGCTCGCCGCCCTGGTCACCGTGCTGCTGCTGTCACCCGGCGGCTCGTCCGCCGGGAACGCCGCTGAGGCCGGCGGCCCACCCCCACGGATCACCATCCCGGCCGCCGCCGCGGACGAGACCTATCCGCCCGGCCCGTCCACGACCCCGACCCCGACCACTCCCAAGATCACGACCACCCCCACGACCACGGTCTCGGCCTCGGTCAGGGCCAGGCCCACGGCGACGTCGGTCCCGGCCTCGTCGTCCTTGGTGTCGACCGCGACGCCGAGAGCGAGGAGGACGACGGAGACCACCACCACGCAGCCCGCCCCCACCTTCAGCCCGGTGACGGTCGCGGCGGCCGACGCGAGCGTCAGCGGCGGAGCCGCCGTGGTCGAGTGCTCCGGGTGCCGCTCCGGCAGCCGGGTGGCCTATCTGGAGGGAACGCGCGCCGTCACGCTCACCCTGTCCGGCGTGCCGGTGGCCGGCGCCCGGCAGCTGACGATCGTCTACGAGAGCGACAACCTGCGTGACCTGACGGTCACCGTGAACGGCGACAGCCGCACCCTGACCTCCCTGCCCGGCGCCGGGGACTGGGTGACGCCGGCCACCGTCACCGTGGGCATCGAGCTGACGAAGGGCACCAACACCCTGGTCTTCGCCAACCCGGCCGGCCCGGCCCCCGACCTGGACCAGTTCGTGATCCGCTAGCGGCCGGGCCGGCGACGGAATGAGCCGGGCGGCGGCCAGGTTAGATCGTCGTGCGCGTCGTGGAACGCCCACCTCGCGGGACGTGTGCAAAGGGTGACAAATGAGCCTGATCCACTGGCTTTTCGACGCGCAGCTGGTCATCGGCGGCCAGACCATCCTCTGGCGGGAGGTGCTCGGCAACCTGTTCGGTTTGCTCAGCGCGCTCGGCGGGATGCGCCGCAAGGCCTGGGCCTGGCCCGTCGGGATCGTCGGCAACGCCCTTCTGCTCACGGTCTTCCTCGGGGTGGCGTTCGGCACGCCGAATCCCGTCAACCTGCTCGGCCAGGCCGGGCGCCAGGTGATGTTCATCGTCGTGTCGGTCTACGGCTGGTGGCGGTGGACACGCCGTCCCGACCAGGAGGGCGCGGTGATCGAGCCGCAGTGGGCGTCGTGGCGCACCCGGGCCCTGCTGGTGGCCGGCCTGATCGGCGGCACCCTGCTGCTCACCCCGCTGTTCCGGGCCCTCGGCTCGTACGAGCCGGTCTGGAGCGACGCCTGGATCTTCACCGGCTCGGTGCTCGCCACCTACGGCATGGCCAAGGGCTGGGTGGAGTTCTGGCTGATCTGGGTCGCCGTCGACGTGGTCGGGGTGCCGCTGCTGTTCTCGGCCGGCTACTACGCCTCCGGCCTGATGTACGCCTTCTACGGGGTGTTCACCCTCACCGGGTTCTTCGTGTGGAAGCGGCGCAACGCGGTGGTGCGCCCGAACCTGGAGACCGTGGGCGCCTGACCCGTGCCGCCGGGGTAGTGCCTGCACCACCACGGCCCGGGGGAGAGCCACCCGGTGCGGTGGGCAGCAGGGGGCAGTGACCCGGGGCCGGCCCGGCGGCAGGCTCGAAGCATGACGACGAAAACCACCACCCCGTCCACGTCCCTCGCACTGACCGCGGCCGTCGTGCTGGCCGTCTCCGGCGCCGTCGTGACCGGTGCCGCAACGGCCTTCGGCTCCGGCCAGGCGTCCGGTTCGGGCCCGGCATCCGGCGTGGCCCCGAAGGGCGACCGTGTCATGCGTGACGTCGCCCGGCAGGTGCTCGGCGCCGGTGCCCCCGGCTACACGGCCCGCATCGACGACGGCCACCGGGTCTCCCTCACCACCGCCGGTGTCGCCGACCGCGCCACCGGGCGAAAGCTCACCGGCCACGACCAGTTCGAGATCGGCAGCAACACCAAGACCTTCATGTCCGCCCTGACCCTCCAGCTGGTGGACGACGGGAAGGTCGATCTGGACGCACCGGTGTCCGGATACCTGCCCGGGACCGTGCCCGGCGGCGACGCGATCACCGTGCGGATGCTGCTCAACCACACCAGCGGTCTGTTCAGCTACACCGCCGACGAGGACTTCGCGAAGGGCCTGACCACCGACCCGGAACGGGTGTGGACGCCGCGGGAGCTGCTCGACGTCGCGTTCGCCCACGACCCGGAGTTCGCCCCCGGCCAGGGCTGGTCGTACTCGAACACGAACTACACGCTGATCGGGATGCTGCTGGAGAAGCTCACCGGCGAGCGCCTTCCCGACCTGGTGCGCGAGCGCATCGCCGCCCCGCTCGGGCTGCGGAACACCTACTTCGCCGACCCCGCCGCCACGAACACCGGCCCGGGCTACGCGCACGGCTACTCCGTCAGCTTCGCCGGCACCGAACCCGCGTACACCGACACGGCCACCTGGCCGATCGGCGGCTGGGGCGGCGCGGCCGGGGCGATCGTCTCCGACCAGCGCGACCTGTCCCGGTTCTTCTCCGGCCTGCTCGGCGGCGAGCTGTTCTCGGCCGAGCAGCTGCGGCAGATGAAGACCACCGTGGACCTGCCCGGGGACTTCCTCTACCAGGGCGGTTACGGCCTCGGCATCTTCCGGCTGGACTCCGCCTGCGGCACGGTCTGGGGCCACGGCGGCGACACCAACGGCCACCACAGCACGGCCGTGGCCACCGGGGACGGCCGCCGCACCGCGGTCAGCGACACCACCGCCGAGCCCGGCGACCTGGAGACCAGCGACGGCGCCGAGCGTTTCGTCGAGGTCGCGGTGGCCGCCCAGGAGGTGACGGTCTGCGAGATGCTCGGTGAGCCGGTGCCCGGCGAGGTCACCGACGCCCTGCACGGGACCACGGCCACGACCTCCGCCGCGACGACGGGTCGGTGAACCTGGTGCCGCGCTCGCTCACCCGGGCACCCCGGGGCCGCCGGCGCGCGGCGTTCCCGTTGGTGCTGCTGGCCCAGCGCTGGTACCGGGCCCGGTACCAGCGGGCGCCGCGAGGCTTAGGGCATCCACTCGCGGGCCAGAAGTCCCGGATCTGAACGGCTTTCCGGTCCGGGGCGGAATCCGGGCGTAGATTGACCCGGCAGGGGGACCTTCCGGTTCTCCTGCCCCGTACAGCAGTTCAGCGCGGACCGACGACGTGTGCCGCGTCCGCGATCCCCCGGAGATGTTCCGATGACGAGCCTGCCCACGCTCCCCGCCGAACCGGCCGCACCCGGCGTGCCCCCACGAACGCCCGCGCAGGCGTCCATGATTTCACCGCCGGAGGCCCTCGGGCCACGGCAGATGGCGCTCCGGGCGGTCAGCACGGCGGTGGGCAAGTCCGGTGAGGACGCCCTCACCACCTTCGTGCTGTCGGTGCTGGCGGGTGCTTTCATCGGGTTCGGCGCGATGTTCGCCACGGTGGTCAGCGCCACCGTCCCCGGCTCCGCCGCGCTGCCCTACGGCATCTCCAAAGGGCTCATGGGACTGGCCTTCTCGGTCGGCCTGATCCTCGTGGTGGTGGGCGGTGCGCAGCTGTTCACCAGCAACGTGCTGCTGGTCATGGCCTGGGCGTCGGGGCGGATCACCGGCGTGGCCGTGCTGCGCAACTGGGTGCTGGTCTACGCCGGCAACTTCGCCGGTGCGGCCGGTACCGCCGCCCTGGTGGTGTACTCGCACGAGTACCGTTCCGCGGCGGGCGGTGTCGGGCTGAACGCGCTGAACATCGCCGAGGGCAAGGGCGAACTCGGTTTCGGTCAGGCCCTGGTGCTGGGGGTGCTGTGCAACGTGCTGGTCTGCCTGGCGGTGTGGCTCAGCTACTCGGCGCGCACCACCACCGACCGGATCGCGGCGGTCGTGATGCCGGTCGCCGCCTTCGTGGCGGGCGGTTTCGAGCACAGCGTGGCCAACATGTACTACCTGCCGCTGGCCGCGATGATCAGGAGCTCGGCGCCGTCCTCGTTCTGGGCGTCCACCGGCACCACACCCGACGCCTTCGGCCACGTCGGCTGGACGGCGTTCGCGCAGAACCTGCTGCCGGTGACGATCGGCAACATCATCGGCGGCGGGCTGATCGTCGGGGGCCTGTACTGGGTGGCCTACCTGCGGCACGACCGACCCGAGACCGGCGGTGCCGCTGCGGGTTCGTGATTCCCCGGTTGACGTGCGACGTCTCCTCGGTGATAGTTGCCAGTAGTTCGAAGGGGAGTACCCGACGCCACACGCACCGCCGTCACTACGGGCCCGGCCGACCGGGCCCCGGTGGTGCAGCCGTCGTCACGACGGCCCGGGGAGACCTTCGTCCAGCAGCGCCGGCCCGCCGACGCGGGCCCGGCTGGACGAAAGGTCGTTCCGTTGCACGTCTCCTGGTGGGTCTGGGCCGCCCTCATGCTGGTGGTGGCCGCGATGCTGGCCGTCGACCTGTTCCTGCACCGCGACAACCACGTGGTCGGCTTCCGTGAGGCCGCGATCTGGTCGGGCGTCTGGATCGCCGCCGGCCTGCTGTTCGGCCTGGTGCTGTGGGCCTGGCAGGGCGGCGACGTGGCCGGCACCTACTACGCCGGCTACCTGATCGAGAAGGCGCTCTCGATCGACAACGTGTTCGTCTTCGCGCTGATCTTCACACATTTCGCGGTTCCCGACGCCTATCAGCACAAGGTGCTGTTCTGGGGCGTGATCAGTGCGCTGCTGCTGCGCCTGGCCTTCATCTTCGTCGGGGCCGGGCTGCTGGAGACGTTCTTCTGGACCGCCTACGTGTTCGGCGCGTTCCTCGTGTACACCGGCTACCGGATGGCCTTCGGGCACAGCGGGCAGAGCCCGCCGGACCGTAACCCGGTGGTGCGCCTGACCCGCCGTGTCGTGCCCACCGACCCGGCCTACCACGGCGACCGGTTCTTCACCCGGATCAACGGAAAGCGTGTCGCCACCCTGCTGTTCGTGGTGCTGGTGGCGATCGAGGCGACCGACCTGATCTTCGCGATCGACTCGGTGGCCGCGATCCTGGCGATCACCACCAGCACCTTCATCGTCTGGAGCGCCAACGCCTTCGCCGTGCTGGGCCTGCGCAGCCTCTACTTCTGCCTGGCCGGCCTGCTGCGCCGCTTCGTGCACCTGCACTACGGCCTGGCGGTGCTGCTGGCGTTCGCCGGGGTCAAGCTGATCCTGTCGGAGAC
Coding sequences within it:
- a CDS encoding nucleoside hydrolase → MPGPRLRVIVDNDFSGDPDDLFQLAHHVLSPSVEIPFVIGSHLAPGDGFDPSAEQAGNAVRVATELLELIGGAGRIPVLRGSDTALTSPLEPVRSPGAEAIVAEALRDDTDLPLVVALGGGLTELASALLIEPAIADRLTAVWIGGPEHEGLAVPPPGAAEIEYNLNIDLAAGISVFNHSRVPLWQVPRDVYRQCLVSQAELDLRVRPAGRLGAHLMRALDRVAGLARDWGGDLGETYVLGDSPLVLLTALRSSFEPDTSSSAHVTVPMPRLTPRGTYEPDPHGRPLRVYTRVDTRLVFEDLYAKLAREQVLQEKTPK
- the pnuC gene encoding nicotinamide riboside transporter PnuC: MSLIHWLFDAQLVIGGQTILWREVLGNLFGLLSALGGMRRKAWAWPVGIVGNALLLTVFLGVAFGTPNPVNLLGQAGRQVMFIVVSVYGWWRWTRRPDQEGAVIEPQWASWRTRALLVAGLIGGTLLLTPLFRALGSYEPVWSDAWIFTGSVLATYGMAKGWVEFWLIWVAVDVVGVPLLFSAGYYASGLMYAFYGVFTLTGFFVWKRRNAVVRPNLETVGA
- a CDS encoding serine hydrolase domain-containing protein, which codes for MTTKTTTPSTSLALTAAVVLAVSGAVVTGAATAFGSGQASGSGPASGVAPKGDRVMRDVARQVLGAGAPGYTARIDDGHRVSLTTAGVADRATGRKLTGHDQFEIGSNTKTFMSALTLQLVDDGKVDLDAPVSGYLPGTVPGGDAITVRMLLNHTSGLFSYTADEDFAKGLTTDPERVWTPRELLDVAFAHDPEFAPGQGWSYSNTNYTLIGMLLEKLTGERLPDLVRERIAAPLGLRNTYFADPAATNTGPGYAHGYSVSFAGTEPAYTDTATWPIGGWGGAAGAIVSDQRDLSRFFSGLLGGELFSAEQLRQMKTTVDLPGDFLYQGGYGLGIFRLDSACGTVWGHGGDTNGHHSTAVATGDGRRTAVSDTTAEPGDLETSDGAERFVEVAVAAQEVTVCEMLGEPVPGEVTDALHGTTATTSAATTGR
- a CDS encoding formate/nitrite transporter family protein, with the translated sequence MTSLPTLPAEPAAPGVPPRTPAQASMISPPEALGPRQMALRAVSTAVGKSGEDALTTFVLSVLAGAFIGFGAMFATVVSATVPGSAALPYGISKGLMGLAFSVGLILVVVGGAQLFTSNVLLVMAWASGRITGVAVLRNWVLVYAGNFAGAAGTAALVVYSHEYRSAAGGVGLNALNIAEGKGELGFGQALVLGVLCNVLVCLAVWLSYSARTTTDRIAAVVMPVAAFVAGGFEHSVANMYYLPLAAMIRSSAPSSFWASTGTTPDAFGHVGWTAFAQNLLPVTIGNIIGGGLIVGGLYWVAYLRHDRPETGGAAAGS
- a CDS encoding class E sortase codes for the protein MAGAEVAGAAGAAGAAGAGTERVAAVTEYPVRHRVARHKAPAPPRARLRIVPVRPGPASLATLAVVAGVVLLLGAGGWLLWSRHVGEQRAGQTVEALRQEWRDTPVTGARTPGPAGTGEDAAGVTTGVTTGVTTGVTPVPGDAFAIMTVPRFGKDWQMPVLEGTGTAPLRSGVGHYTDTALPGAVGNFAVAGHRTTWAHPFRRIERLRAGDQVVVQTRQARYVYRVTGHEVVRPERADVLDPVPGRPGEVPDRARLTLTTCHPEFSARQRWVVHAELETGTP
- a CDS encoding sensor histidine kinase — its product is MAQRTGPTGPMTTTSDPIRPRGSAAPHLLPSGQAGVHLATALCLARSVLFLRAAGLGAAAGVALATGADPLHLAVPFGLLLAVTLVELGRVRDFARETSRLAALATDLCLAVLCPVLGLTDLGLVVFQIGTAALAAALLGTAAAPVWAGQAAQLGLILWLVPHHTLDTPAPAAAVPVLLVGLVLVPAAGLLAVAVARSVRSRLNQVLDEAGEPGVRTAGLVTGLGRALRGVSPGSRLAGECAQALAHDAAGQLDEARKPVRGVRFDDPLVDLAVPLEQLCREWSSTHRIAITTRMEPLWPSGVVRHGLAVLVTESLDNIAHHARATRARLVLRGKDHDIDLSINDNGGGFTVPDGKILLAGRYPGLERMVGRARAMGATLTVSSEQYGGTTIRIRLTR
- a CDS encoding TerC family protein codes for the protein MHVSWWVWAALMLVVAAMLAVDLFLHRDNHVVGFREAAIWSGVWIAAGLLFGLVLWAWQGGDVAGTYYAGYLIEKALSIDNVFVFALIFTHFAVPDAYQHKVLFWGVISALLLRLAFIFVGAGLLETFFWTAYVFGAFLVYTGYRMAFGHSGQSPPDRNPVVRLTRRVVPTDPAYHGDRFFTRINGKRVATLLFVVLVAIEATDLIFAIDSVAAILAITTSTFIVWSANAFAVLGLRSLYFCLAGLLRRFVHLHYGLAVLLAFAGVKLILSETPVGKLPIPLTLGVIVVTITVSIVWSLRSTREAGRVSSSSAE